The sequence GGCGGTCGGCGTCGCCTGCGGTGCGGATGGTGATGTCGTTCGGGTTCATCGGCGTGCTGCTCCTTCGTGGTGGTCGGGACCGATGCCCGGACTCCATCAGCGCGCCGTGTGACGGCGCGTGTGATCAGACGGCGGCGGCGAACTCGCGTGCAGCGCCGGGTTGTCGGTGGCCTCATCCAGCAGGCGTGCGACTGGGGCACCGCCCGTGCTTGTTTCTGGCGCAGGTATCGGGCCGCGACCAGCCAACGAGGCTACGATCGGCCGTAACGCGATGTCGCTCGCCATCCATCTGCTCGGCAGACCGCACCTCGAGCGCAACGGCGAGCCCGTGGCGAGGCCGCGCGGCCACAAGGCGTGGGGGCTGGTGGCCTACCTCCTATTGAGCCGAGTCAACAAGCCCTCGCGCGAGCACCTCGCTGAGCTGCTCTTCACAGAGGCCGACGATCCGCTCGGCTCGCTGCGCTGGAACCTGGCCGAGCTTCGCCGGGCACTTGGCCCAGCCACCTTGGCCCGCGGCTCCACGGAGCTCGCGCTCCCCCCTGGCACATTTGTGGACATCGACGCCCTGATACGTGGAACGCCGCAGGAGGCGGTCGCGATCCCCGGCCTCGGAAGCGAGCTGCTCGAGGGGATGGAGTTCGGCAACTCACCCGCCTTCGAGACCTGGCTCCTCAATGAGCGCCGCCGTCTGCTCGGCGCGGCCGAGGCGGCCCTCCACGAAGCCTCGCTCGACCGCCTGGCGGCAGGCGAGGCGGCTGCCGCCGTCGGAGTTGCGGCGCGCCTCGTGGAGCTGAACCCCTACGACGAGAACTTCCAGGAGCTGCTCGTGCGCAGCTACTCCGAGGCCGGTGATCGCGAGGCGGCGAATCGGCAGGTCTCGGCCTGTGTGGAGCTCTTTCGGGCGGAGCTCGGCAGGGATCCCGGTGCCGCCCTCTTTCGCGCCGCGGAGGCGAGGCCGCCGGCCCCCGTCCCCGCCGCTGGAGCCGCCGGGAAGCAGGCCGCTCGCGCGCGCCTCGAGGCGGGAAGCTCGGCGATCCACGCGGGCAGCTTCGATCCGGGCATTCGCTCGCTAGATCGCGCGGCGGCCGAGGCGAAGGCGTGCGGCGCGCATGAGCTCGAGGCGGAGTCCTGGCTCGCCCTCGGCACCGCGCTGGTCCACTCGGCCCGCGGTCGCGACGAGGAGGGTGCGAATGCGCTGCTTCGCGCCGCCCGGCTCGCCGAGGAGCACGGGCTGGGCGACCTCGCGGCCGCCGCCCACCGCGAGCTTGCGTACGTCGACATCCTGCAGGCGCGCTACGCCCGCTGCGCCCAGCGCCTGGAGCGCGCAGGCGCGCTGGCCGACTCGGACGAGGAGCGGGCCGGGGTCGAGGCGATGCTCGGCTTGGCGGCCGCGGATACGGGCGCCCACGAGCAGGCCCTCACTCACCTGCGGCTGTCGGTCGAGCTGGCAGAACGCGCCGGCAGCCGCCAGCAGGCGTCGTTCTCGCTCGCGTTCCTCGGTCGCTCCCACTTCCTGCGGGAGGAGCTCGATGATGCCCGAGCGGCGCTCGAGCGTTCGCTCGCGCTCGCGCGCGAGACCAAGTGGGTGGCTTTCGAACCCTGGCCGGAATCCTGGCTCGCCGAAGCCGACCTGGCGGATGGCGAGCTGCCCGCCGGCCGCGAGCGCTTCGAGCACGCCTGGGCTCTGGCTTCCGAGCTCGGCGACCCCTGTTGGGAGAGCGCCGCCGGCCAGGGCCTTGGCCGGATCGCCTGCCAGGACGGGCAGGTCCCCACCGGGCTGCGCCTGCTCGAGGAGGCACGGCGGCGGGCGGGAAGCTTCCCCGACGCCTACGTGTGGGTAGAGGCGTACGCCCTCGCGGAGCTCGCTTCGGCGGCGGTTGCAGCACAACATCGCCGCGCGCCCGAGTGGGTGGAGGACCTCACCTCGCTGGCGGCGCGGACCGGCATGCGCGAGCTCGCGGTCAAGGCGTACCTGCTGCGCGCAGACCTCGGCGATCGCAGCGCCCTCGACTCGGCCGCGATCCTCGTCGCCGAAGTCGAGAACCCGGCGCTCCGCGGTCGCATCGAGGGCCTCCGCGCCACTCTCGCCGCCTGATCCACGGCGGCGCGAGAAAGTCCGGTCGCGCCGTTGTCCGCTTCGCCAGTTCTCCGCCTGATGCGCGTTCGGGTTTGCGAATGCCGACGTTCGTAAAGACCCGTACGAGGATGAGCGCCGTCCCCATCCGCCGTCCCCGCGCGCTTGTGGCCGTGATCGCGGCGGCGGCTCTCGTCGGCATCCCGGCGGCGCCGGCCACCGCCGCCCCGCCGCCCGAGCTTCCCGAGCCCGCTTACGAGACCGTCTCGCAGGAGCTGCTGATCCCGATGGACGACGGGGTCCGGCTCGCCGCGACCGTGGCGCTTCCCTCGCTGGACGGGCAGACGCCGCTCGAAGGTCGCTTC comes from Thermoleophilaceae bacterium and encodes:
- a CDS encoding BTAD domain-containing putative transcriptional regulator, translated to MSLAIHLLGRPHLERNGEPVARPRGHKAWGLVAYLLLSRVNKPSREHLAELLFTEADDPLGSLRWNLAELRRALGPATLARGSTELALPPGTFVDIDALIRGTPQEAVAIPGLGSELLEGMEFGNSPAFETWLLNERRRLLGAAEAALHEASLDRLAAGEAAAAVGVAARLVELNPYDENFQELLVRSYSEAGDREAANRQVSACVELFRAELGRDPGAALFRAAEARPPAPVPAAGAAGKQAARARLEAGSSAIHAGSFDPGIRSLDRAAAEAKACGAHELEAESWLALGTALVHSARGRDEEGANALLRAARLAEEHGLGDLAAAAHRELAYVDILQARYARCAQRLERAGALADSDEERAGVEAMLGLAAADTGAHEQALTHLRLSVELAERAGSRQQASFSLAFLGRSHFLREELDDARAALERSLALARETKWVAFEPWPESWLAEADLADGELPAGRERFEHAWALASELGDPCWESAAGQGLGRIACQDGQVPTGLRLLEEARRRAGSFPDAYVWVEAYALAELASAAVAAQHRRAPEWVEDLTSLAARTGMRELAVKAYLLRADLGDRSALDSAAILVAEVENPALRGRIEGLRATLAA